Below is a genomic region from Sebastes umbrosus isolate fSebUmb1 chromosome 20, fSebUmb1.pri, whole genome shotgun sequence.
tttattattatatatttaatgtttattattatatatcatatatttaatgtttattattatatatcatatatttaatgtttattattatatataatatattatatatttaatgtttatgattatatattatatatataatgtttattattatatatcatatataatgtttattattatatatttaatgtttattattatatattatatatttaatgtttattattatatattatatatttaatgtttattattatatatcatatatttaatgtttattattatatatttaatgtttattattatatatcatatatttaatgtttattattatatattatatatttaatgtttattattatatatttaatgtttattattatatattacatatttaatgtttattattatatattatatatttaatgtttattattatatattatatatttaatgtttattattatatattatatatttaatgtttattattatatattatatatttaatgtttattattatatatttaatgtttattattatatattatatatttaatgtttattattatatatatcattatatatttaatgtttattattatatatattattatatattaaatgtttattatcatatatttaaagtttattattatatatttaatgattATGTTTATAATGATTCTATTAAATTACTAAATTATAAcagaaaatatttatattaaattccTCTcttccgcctcctcctcctcttcctcctcgtcctcctcctcctcctcctcctcctcctcctcctcctcctcgtcctcctcctcctcctcctcctcctcctgctcctcctcctcctcctcctcctccttctcctcctcctcctcctcctcttcctcctcctcttcctcttcctcttcctcctcctcctcctctcctctcctcctcctcctcaggtcaGCTGGTGATGAAGGGCAGGGAGGACCTCCGTCAGCTGGCGAGACGTCTGTCCGTCTTGTTCCCGTCTCTCCTGTCGGAGGACAACAGGAGGAGGATCAGTCTGAGGAGCAGCTCCAAGCATCGCTGTGTGAGCAGCGTGGAGGCCTTTCAGGACGGACTGCAGCAGCACTGGAGACGGACAGGTGAGGCAGGACAGGTGGGACGCTCAGGTGAGGGAGGACAGGCGAGTGAGGACAGGTAGTACACAGTAGAAGTAGTAAATACTGcagtaaagtaactaaagcagGTAAACGTAGTACacagtagaagtagaaagtagagTAAAGTACTAGAGTAAAGTACTAGTACTCTTTGTGTGTGCAGACGTGCAGTACAGCCACCAGGTGGACGACGAGCTGATGCGGTTCTTTGAGCATTGCCGTGGTTACGTGGAGGGCGTGGAGAAGAACCGGACGGCGCTCCTGGAGGTGGAGAAGTTCCAACacggagaggagatggaggccGTGAGGAAGAGGATGGCCGAGAAACTGggtcttcatcagcagcaaCTCACACCGGgtcagacacgcacacacacacacacgcacacgcacgcacacacacacgcacacacgctcgcacacgcacacgctcgcacacacacacacgctcgcacacacacgcacgcacatacacgcgcacgcacacacgcacatgcacgtgcatacgcacgcacgcacacgcacgcacgttGGTCTTTCTGGTCTGAGTTCTGGTCCCTGTGTGTCTCCTGTAGATCTGGTCTGAGTTCTGGTCCCTGTGTGTCTCCTGTAGATCTGGTCTGAGTTCTGGTCCCTGTGTGTCTCCTGTAGATCTGGTCTGAGTTCTGGTCCCTGTGTGTCTCCTGTAGATCTGGTCTGAGTTCTGGTCCCTGTGTGTCTCCTGTAGATCTGGTCTGAGTTCTGGTCCCTGTGTGTCTCCTGTAGATCTGGTCTGAGTTCTGGTCCCTGTGTGTCTCCTGTAGATCTGGTCTGAGTTCTGGTCCCTGTGTGTCTCCTGTAGATCTGGTTGAAGCAGCGTTCTTCTTGTGTTCCTACGAGCTCTCCATCAAGTCTCTGAACTCTCCctggtgtttcctgtttgatgAGGACGACGCCAAGGTACAGACACACTACTACAGACACACTACTACAGACACACTACTACAGACACACTACTACAGACACTACAGACACACTACTACAGACACTACTACAGACACACTACTACAGACACTACTACAGACACACTACTACAGACACAACTACAGACACACTACTACAGACACTACTACAGACACACTACTACAGACACACTACTACAGACACACTACTACAGACACTACAGACACACTACTACAGACACTACTACAGACACACTACTACAGACACTACAGACACACTACTACAGACACAACTACAGACACACTACTACAGACACTACAGACACACTACTACAGACACAACTACAGACACACTACTACAGACACTACAGACACACTACTACAGACACAACTACAGACACACTACAGACACACTACTACAGACACTACAGACACACTACTACAGACACAACTACAGACACACTACAGACACACTAACTACAGACACACTACTACAGACACAACTACAGACACACTACAGACACACTACTACAGACACACTACTACAGACACTACAGACAcactactacagacacacaACTACAGACACTACTACAGACACAACTACAGACACACTACAGACACTACTACAGACACATTACTACAGACACACTACTACAGACACACTACAGACACACTACTACAGACacaactacagacacacaactACAGACACACTACTACAGACACAACAGACACACTACTACAGACACAACAGACACACTACTACAGACACACTGCTACACTATTACAGACACTACTACAGACACACTACTACAGACACACTGCTACAGACACACTGCTACAGATACACTACTACAGACACACTACTACAGACACACTACTACAGACACTGCTACACTATTACAGACACACTACTACAGACACACTGCTACACTACTACAGACACACTGCTACagacactactacactactacagacacactgctacagacacactgctacactactacagacacactactacagacactactacactactacagacacactgctacagacacactactacactactacagacacactgctacagacactactacactactacagaCACACTGCTACAGACACACTGCTACACTACTACagacactactacactactacagacacactgctacagacacactgctacactactacagacacactactacactgctacagacacactactacactactacagaCACACTGCTACAGACACACTGCTACACTGCTACAGACACACTGCTACACTACTACAGACACACTGCTACAGACACACTGCTACACTGCTACAGACACACTACTACAGACACACTGCTACAGTCTTAGttccatgtagtttgtattAGAGTTAATGATATTATTAGTAATGTTTACCTGCCGTCTGTCTGCAGGTGTTGGAGTACAAGTCGGACCTGAAGCAGTACTGGAAGCGCTCTCACGGTCATTCCATCAGCAGTCTGTCCAGCTGTCCTCTGTTTCATCACATCTTCAGGACGCTCGACAAAGCAGGACGTCCCCGCAGGTtgttgatgacatcacaggaaACTAATTAGTTTCTCATTATCATACAATTATTAGAGTTATTAAAAACAACCAACTGCAGCGACCCCTCTTCATCGTCTCCATCTGGGtttctgtccgtctccatcttggtttctgtccgtctccatcttggtttcattccgtctccatcttggtttctgtccgtctccatcttggtttctcttcgtctccatcttggtttcattccgtctccatcttggtttctgtccgtctccatcttggtttcattccgtctccatcttggtttcattccgtctccatcttggtttctggtcgtctccatcttggtttctgcccgtctccatcttggtttatgtccgtctccatcttggtttctcttcgtctccatcttggtttcattccgtctccatcttggtttctgtccgtctccatcttggtttcattccgtctccatcttggtttctgcccgtctccatcttgatttctgtccgtctccatcttggtttctcttcgtctccatcttggtttcattccgtctccatcttggtttctgtccgtctccatcttggtttcattccgtctccatcttggtttctggtcgtctccatcttggtttcattccgtctccatcttggtttcattccgtctccatcttggtttctggtcgtctccatcttggtttctgcccgtctccatcttggtttatgtccgtctccatcttggtttctcttcgtctccatcttggtttcattccgtctccatcttggtttctgtccgtctccatcttggtttcattccgtctccatcttggtttctgcccgtctccatcttgatttctgtccgtctccatcttggtttctcttcgtctccatcttggtttcattccgtctccatcttggtttctgtccgtctccatcttggtttcattccgtctccatcttggtttctggtcgtctccatcttggtttcattccgtctccatcttggtttcattccgtctccatcttggtttctacTAATACTTCATTCTACTACATTTGAAGGAACACAGAGGACAGGAAGctgacagaaatgtgttttgaatGAACTTTATTGATAATCGGTGCCCGTTGGTGTCTGGCAGGTCCACGGACGCGTCACCTGAGCCGGCCTCCATCCTGGTGGGTCACGCCGAGACGCTCCtcccccttctctccctcctggGACTCTACAAGGACCAGACTCCGCCCACCGCCGACAACTACCACACACAGCACGGTaccaagccccgcccccgtCCTCACGTCCAATCAGAGACGGGGACGTTGTTCATCCATCGCAGGAGGAGTTCAGGTATAAAATATTAACGGTGTGTCTCACCTGTTGCGTCTCTCAGGTAGAAGCTTCCGGTCCAGTCTCATCGTCCCATACGCCGCCAACCTGCTCTTCGTCCTGTACGACTGCCAGCGAGGTCCGCGGCTGCAGCTGCTCGTCAACGAGTCTCCGGTTCGATTCCCGGGGCTGACGGAGGACACGCCGCTGTACCGGGACGTCCGGGCCAcgtaccgccacctgctggacgGCTGCGACTTCCACAGGGAGTGTGAGGGGAGGACCGGAGGTCGCGGACCAAACACAGAACTCTgagtgaaccagaaccaggTACTCCGGTCCGGTCTAGAGGAACCAGGTACTCCGGTCCGGTCTAGAGGGACCAGGTTCTCCAGTCCGGTCTAGAGGAACCAGGTACTCCAGTCCGGTCTAGAGGGACCAGGTTCTCCGGTCCGGTCTAGAGGAACCAGGTTCTCCGGTCCGGTCTAGAGGGACCAGGTTCTCCAGTCCGGTCTAGAGGGACCAGGTTCTCCAGTCCGGTCTAGAGGAACCAGGTTCTCCAGTAAAGACATGAAGCCTTAATGGATATGAGCCTCTGGGTCACATGACCttcagcgccccctgctggtgaaCTGATGTGAAACATGTCTTTAGATCTGCTTTAATGTGACGTTCTGAGTTCTTCTGAGACGAGTTTAAAGGGAGTGGTGACGCGTCTCAGAGGAACATCAGCAGGTCCTTAGTTGATGATAATGTTTTGATCCCGTTAGAgttgctccatgaatcacaccgATGATGTTTGaacatttaaaagatcatttatcAAATCCACAAAGTCTGTTTcgtttagtttagtgtgaagCGCTcagtcaccaacactagctagctaactccTAACCTGAACCTTTAACTTCTAAACCTGAACCTTTAACTTCTAAACCtgaacctttgacctctaaaccTGAACCTTTAACTTCTAAACCtgaacctttgacctctaaaccTGAACCTTTAACTTCTAAACCTGAACCTTTAACCTATAATCCTGAACCTTTAACCTCTAAACCTGAACCTTTAACTTCTAAACCTGAACCTTTAACTTCTAAACCTGAACCTTTAACCTCTAAACCTGAACCTTTAACTTCTAAACCTGAACCTTTAACTTCTAAACCtgaacctttgacctctaaaccTGAACCTTTAACCTCTAAACCtgaacctttaacctttaaacCTGAACCTTTAACCTCTAATCCTGAACCTTTAACCTCTAATCCCGAACCTTTAACCTCTAATTCTGAACCTTTAACCTCTAATCCTGAACCTTTAACCTCTAAACCCGAACCTTTAACCTCTAATCCTGAACCTTTAACCTCTAAACCCGAACCTTTAACCTCTAATCCTGAACCTTTAACTCTTAAAGCTTTATGAATACGTCCCCAGGTGTCtttatttaaagaaaagtaGATCTGTGTCAGCTGAACTTGTTCtgggtgttttattttggtgaACTGAGCCTTTAAAGGGTTAACCAGAGTCAGTCGGGGAGATGATGGTTTTTTCTTCAGGATTTAATTTGCTTTaagttctttatttatttattcagcttCGCTAAGCTTCCTCACATGTCAgtcttttcacaataagagtccctttaaggagaTGATGAGGTGAATGATTCTTATTGTCCTTGTCGTGTAGTTTGGAGGTCGTTGTGCCTAAACCAGTCTAAAGCTTAGAATCAGCCGGTGTCAGGGTGGTCTCGGTGCTTCTGCTTCTTTGTTGGACTTCCTGGTGGACTTCCTGTTGCAGAATGATGGATGCCAAATGTTTTAAACTGAAAAGCTTTAATAAACGTTTTTCACAGATGAAGCAGAACAAAGAGTTCATCTTTTATTTATGATCAAAGTTACAGAAACATCCACTCGTACTAAActatgatatatatatgtatagaatattagtttaaaggattataacatactatactatgagtttacTCCCGGTGGTCCCTCCTGCTGGTTCCTCCTGGTGGTCCCTCCCGCTGGTTCCACCGGTGGTTCCTCATGCTGGTTCCTCCCGGTGGTCCCTCCTGCTGGTTTCTCCTGGTGGTTCCTCCTGGTGGTCCCTCCTGCTGGTTTCTCCTGGTGGTTCCTCCGGTGGTTCTTCATGCTGGTTCCTCCCAGTGGTTCCTCCCGCTGGTTCCTCCTGGTGGTTCCTCCCGCTGGTTCCTCCTGGTGGTTCCTCCTGCTGGTTCCTCCTGGTGGTTCCTCCTGGTGGTTCCTCCCGCTGGTTCCTCCCGCTGGTTCCTCCCGGTGGTTCCTCCTGCTGGTTCCTCCTGGTGGTTCCTCCTGGTGGTTCCTCCCGCTGGTTCCTCCCGCTGGTTCCTCCCGGTGGTTCCTCCTGCTGGTTCCTCCTGGTAGTTCCTCCTGGTGGTTCCTCCTGCTGGTTCCTCCCGCTGGTTCCTCCCGCTGGTTCCTCCCGCTactataaagttttttttggacatactaaagtatgacgttttttttctaATCGGTGTGAGGACTTTTGTCGTGCGAGTAGCAGTAACAGTTAATATCTGCGCGTATGAAATAATTTACTTATGAGTAATGTTATGACATAAATCTGATgtcatatacacatatatatacacatatatatatatatatacacatatatatatacatatacatatatgtatatatataaaccgTCTGCTGtcattaaacacaaaaacatgcttGTTATGTTCTCACATGTTTATTCCATCATCCAGCAGTTATTAATTACATCATAACGGAACaggcaataaaaaacatgaaaccatccatcctctgttAGTCTGCTACCGAACCGGCTCCATGGTTCAGATGAAGTTATTACTCAAATAATCCATTCATTACTGAGAAAATCTAAAAACCTTTATGaaattttatgtaaaaaaaccAAAAGGTTTTCAGTCTCATGCGAATATCTGCTGCTTAGTCATCATAATTAAGGAAATGATTCTTAGTGGAAACTTTGCTCTCCATCACAAAACCACAGTTCAGTTCTGTAAACATTCAAAcatcagaataataataataatacaaataataaagtaCACTTGATGAAcaagatgaaaacatgttcagctccaacatgtttttatttctgttttacacTTAAAAACATCAATCAAGGCAAAGAATGCATCAAACAGGTGAGTTATTCCCTAATAACTTTATATTAATGTCCCTGGAAGAGTTTGTATACTAATATAATATTTGTTATGAATTATCTACAgtgtttaataattaattaaaatctgATATGAGTCTGTCTTTAAGTCAGATCAGCTGAACGTacagaaaatgtcaaattactttaataaaccataaataattTATGACGAGGGTTTAAATGGAGAATTCCTATTTTCCCTAAAATTagtacaaaaagtaaataattcTTTACAGGAAACATCCGTGAAATTATTATCTTATAAAACCAAACTAAAATATAActgaatacatcaataaatacaaaatattgttatttataTATGATTCAAATAAGTATAAAGCTTTATACTTTTCCTttaatcagtaaaaaaaaaaaatgtactctACCAATTTATTATACTcattttacaatacattttaattatttaactaactatattatataaatatatgaatttgaatacattttgttgttttcagaaGGTTGTACTAATTTTAGGtgaaaaaaaggattaaaatctaaatataatAGAGTCAATATTTAATTGAACAGTCTCCATTTGACCGATAACGAACACTAACACCTCATTCCACGCTTCTTTACAGGAAACTTCATGAGGAATTATtatcaaatgtaaataaatgtatatatttattaaactcTTTTCAGGTCTGAAGCTCCCAAACTGactaaatgtaataaaaacttATAAAACCAAACTATAACTGAA
It encodes:
- the minpp1b gene encoding multiple inositol polyphosphate phosphatase 1b isoform X2, encoding MFMKVLSLRDSFRLTVREVKGHRNPEQQQQPVTVNGFMMFSGSPSRTGTGLLVLALTRLVSSLSVPLIAGYFGTKTRYQEVNPVLLLDGLTVNRTVLRPPGSESCEPVHLTAVIRHGARYPTHQNILKIRTLSELVRREETGTGTGTGTTGSSSSRTSSWLQDIQNRWEMWYTDDMDGQLVMKGREDLRQLARRLSVLFPSLLSEDNRRRISLRSSSKHRCVSSVEAFQDGLQQHWRRTDVQYSHQVDDELMRFFEHCRGYVEGVEKNRTALLEVEKFQHGEEMEAVRKRMAEKLGLHQQQLTPDLVEAAFFLCSYELSIKSLNSPWCFLFDEDDAKVLEYKSDLKQYWKRSHGHSISSLSSCPLFHHIFRTLDKAGRPRRSTDASPEPASILVGHAETLLPLLSLLGLYKDQTPPTADNYHTQHGRSFRSSLIVPYAANLLFVLYDCQRGPRLQLLVNESPVRFPGLTEDTPLYRDVRATYRHLLDGCDFHRECEGRTGGRGPNTEL
- the minpp1b gene encoding multiple inositol polyphosphate phosphatase 1b isoform X1; the protein is MFMKVLSLRDSFRLTVREVKGHRNPEQQQQPVTVNGFMMFSGSPSRTGTGLLVLALTRLVSSLSVPLIAGYFGTKTRYQEVNPVLLLDGLTVNRTVLRPPGSESCEPVHLTAVIRHGARYPTHQNILKIRTLSELVRREETGTGTGTGTTGSSSSRTSSWLQDIQNRWEMWYTDDMDGQLVMKGREDLRQLARRLSVLFPSLLSEDNRRRISLRSSSKHRCVSSVEAFQDGLQQHWRRTGEAGQVGRSDVQYSHQVDDELMRFFEHCRGYVEGVEKNRTALLEVEKFQHGEEMEAVRKRMAEKLGLHQQQLTPDLVEAAFFLCSYELSIKSLNSPWCFLFDEDDAKVLEYKSDLKQYWKRSHGHSISSLSSCPLFHHIFRTLDKAGRPRRSTDASPEPASILVGHAETLLPLLSLLGLYKDQTPPTADNYHTQHGRSFRSSLIVPYAANLLFVLYDCQRGPRLQLLVNESPVRFPGLTEDTPLYRDVRATYRHLLDGCDFHRECEGRTGGRGPNTEL